A genomic window from Brevibacillus agri includes:
- a CDS encoding TetR/AcrR family transcriptional regulator: protein MPKQIDHEKRREQIAEATWRVISERGMEGATVRNIAAEAGLSLGALRHYFSTQDELLAYSMKLVKERATARIREIISLDLPPREKFIKTILELVPTNREKMAEMEVWFAFTAYFRHKPGGLDAQYDGIYPGLQKLMDYAEQSGLLPANTDKELETERLYALVDGLALHAYLEPKRLDGPKVERVLIHHLSALIAEKD, encoded by the coding sequence ATGCCAAAACAAATCGATCATGAAAAACGAAGAGAACAAATAGCCGAAGCGACCTGGCGGGTCATCAGCGAGCGGGGAATGGAGGGAGCGACGGTTCGCAATATCGCGGCAGAGGCAGGGCTGTCGCTAGGGGCGCTGCGGCATTATTTCAGCACACAGGACGAGCTGCTGGCGTATTCGATGAAGCTCGTGAAGGAGAGGGCGACGGCTCGCATCCGCGAGATTATTTCGCTTGATTTGCCGCCGCGAGAGAAGTTTATCAAGACGATTCTGGAACTTGTGCCTACCAATCGGGAAAAGATGGCGGAAATGGAGGTCTGGTTCGCCTTTACCGCCTACTTCCGCCATAAGCCGGGCGGTCTGGATGCGCAGTACGACGGCATTTACCCTGGCCTGCAAAAGCTCATGGACTATGCCGAACAGTCCGGACTGCTGCCTGCAAACACGGACAAGGAGCTGGAGACAGAGCGGCTTTACGCCTTGGTCGACGGGCTTGCGCTGCACGCCTATCTCGAGCCGAAGCGCCTGGACGGGCCGAAGGTAGAGCGCGTGCTGATCCATCACTTGTCGGCGCTGATCGCAGAGAAAGACTGA